The region AGGCTGCAAAGCCGCAAGCAAATCCGAAAATCGCAACAAAAATAATAAAAAATATATTGAAATTTCTAAAAGCAAGCAAGAGCAAAGCAGAGCTTAGCAATAGCGAAACAAGGCTCATATAAAGACTCTCTTTATCCCCCCTGTCCTTTGCAAAAGCAGAATAAAGCGCACCCGAACTTATAAACGCCTCTGCATTTTCTTTGTCCGCCTGAGCTTTTATCTCTTCATAAAATTTAATGAGCTTTTTATCATCATAGCCATTTTTAAGCCTTGCTTTTATGAGATAAAAATCCCTATTTTCGTCTTTAACCCTAAGCATAAGGCTTGAAAGATCAAGACTTACTTTTGAATCATCTACACTCAAATGACTTGAAAAACCGAAAAAATCATCGTTTGGGCTAAGTGGTTTAAAAGAAAATTGATTAAAAAAGCTTTCGGCATTTTTTTTAAAAAACTCGCCGCTGCCCCCAACTATCTCTTGGTAAATTTCTTTACTGAGCATAGCCATCTTAAGCCGGTTTATCTCATCAAGATAGTTTGAAAGATTGATATTTGTCGTGGCATTAAATTCATCAAAAATACCAAATTCAAAAGCGGTTTTTTCAGCTTTTAAAGCAAATTCTTTCGAGTCACTCATAAATAAAAATTCATTTGAAAAATCTTTTTGCATAGATTTTAAAAGCTGAAATTCACGCTCGTTTTCTTTAAAATTTACAAGGGCGAATATATCGGTTTCAACTTTTTTTATCTCGCTTACGATATAAAAAACAGATGCCAAAAAAACAAGAAGAAACAGGCAAAAAGTAGAGATTTTTTTCATTTTATATCATAAAATTCGTTTATCGTTTTATCTCCGCTTACCTCATCAAGTTCAAGTCGTTTTAAAAACTCATCTCCGCTTAATGAAATTTGAGTAAAAATTTGCTTTAAAAGTAAATTTTTAGGCGTTAGCACGATATACCAGCCTTTACTTGAAGATGAAATTTTATATTCAAACTCTTTTTTCAGCTCGTTTTCATCAAGTCTAACAAGAGCCAAAAATAGCTTTTCATCGAAATTTTGACCGGTTTTTATAAGATCATCGCCGTTTTTTTGAAAAACCCCGTCCTTGTTTATGATGAGAGTTGAAGAAATCGGCTTGCTATTTTGCCAAAGCAGCTCATTTTCGTTTAAAGAAAATGAGCCATAGCTCTTAAAAGCGTTATTAAACCCTTTTAAAATTTTAGTCTGAGTAAAATTTCCGCTTATGTTTTGAGTTTTTATGTTTGATTTTATCTCTTCAAAGTTAGTCGCAAATAAACTTAAACCAAGACTAAGTATTGCTATTAAGTTTTTCATTTTGATACCTTTTTATCGCTTTTTTAATGGGTTCAGGCAACACAAGACAAGTTTGTATGTCCTTCATATCAACCGCTACTTGCGAGCTATTTGCCACACTTAGTTTCTCTTTTGTTTTAACGTTTCTTATGATGTATCTAAATTTTAAAAAGCTCTCAAATTCAACCAAAATAGCCTCAACCTCGATCTCATCGCCAAAAAACACAGGCTTTGCATACTTGATGTCAAGCTTAACGACAGGAAAAGCAAAGCCGTCGTTTTTCATCGCTTCGTAGTTATATCCTATCTCATCAAGCAGTTCGCAACGCGCTGTTTCAAGGTATTTGATATAGTTGCCGTGCCAAACCACGTTCATAGAATCCACATCGAAAAACTGAGCTTTTATGATAACTTTCTTTGAAATTTCACTCATCATTGACCCCAAAAATCAAAAAAATTAAACCACTGAGAAGGCGTTTGAACGCATCTTTTTTCAAGCTCTCTTACATAAGCTTCAAGATATGGCTTAACGCTTGCTTGTTTATCCCTAAAAAGCTTTATCTGATCAGCGATTTTAATTAGCTCTATATCAAATTTATCTCCCATTTTTTGACACCAAAGAGAGCTTACGCCAACGCCTAAAATTCCGGCTATCAGATACGGTCCGTAGTTAAATTTAGCGCTTTGCCCAAGGAAGCTAACCTCACTAAATTTATCCCCGCTTATAGGCACTCTATCGCCCATTATGCCTATATGAAAGCCGCTATCTACTATGTTTTTAAGCTCCAGCATAGCCTCTACGTCAAGCTCGTTAACAAGCATTACTCGCACGCTTTTACCGCTTATCTTGGCTATTGTCCCTGCAAATTCCCGTGTATTTTTATCATAGGCTAAAATGACTATATCAAGTCCGCCGACTTTTGTTGAAAGCGCTTTGCAAATTTCTATATTCCCAAGATGAGCGGTCAGTATAACCTGCCCTCTTTTAGCATTTATGAGCTCATTTTGAATGGTTTGTAAATTTACGGCTCTAATCTCATCTAGTGTTATCTCGCCTCGCCACACTCTAAATTTATCGCAAATCGCAACACCGAATTCATAAAAATTACTAAATACGCTACTATCTTTAACACACTCTTTGCCCGCAAATTTGGCTAAATTTTCTCTAAATTTCTTAATATTTTCACGCTCCTTCTTTGAGGTGACGTAGTAAAAAAACACTACGATTTTTATCAGAAAATTCAAAAGAAATTTTGGCGTGTATTTTGTTAAGAATAGTGTCAAATTTAATAAATTTTTACCGCCTCGCTCATACTTTTGCCACCACATTTTATCGCTTTTAGAGCCTATTAATCTATCAAAAGCAAATTTTGGCATAGTTAAAAAATACTTAGCGTGCATAAGCGATATAAGCGCGTTGTCTCTTAGCATTTTAAAGTGCGACACGCCGCCTTTTTCGTAAAACACCCTTATATCTATCCATTCCATCTTAACACCGCTTCTATGGGCGTTTACAAGGATTTCGGTGTCAAATTCCATCCTATCGGTCTTGCTTTTGGAAATTGCCGTTTCAAGCTCTTTTAAGGGATAAATTCTAAATCCGCACATCCCGTCTTTGATATCTGCACCAAGAGTGTTGATATATATCCAAAAATTTGTTATTTTCCTGCCGTGAACCCTCGCTTTTGGCGCGCTTTCATCATAAACAGGAGCTGCGCATATGAGTTTTTTAAGCTCTTTTTTGCTACAAGCTAAAAACTCGCTTATTACGCTAAGATCGTGCTGAGAGTCCGCATCTATCTGAAAAAGATGGCTAAAGCCGTTTTCAAGCCCGAATTTAAACCCATCCTTCATAGCAGCTCCCTTGCCGCCGTTTTGCTCTCTGGTTAAGATGCTAACGCCTTCAAGGCTATTTAGCACGGCTTTGCTGGCACTATCTGAGCCGTCATCTACGATTATGATAGGCAAATCGTGCTTTTTAAGCTCGGTTACAAGCTGCTTTATGCGAGCCGGATGGTTGTAAAATGGGATTAAAAAGCCGTATTTATATATCAAATTTTATCCTGCCGCTTGAGCACTTTTCGCCGTTGCAAAATAGCTCGAAGTTGATCTTCTCATCGCTCACGTCAAAACAGACATCAAGAGTATCGTTTGGACGGACAAATTTAGTAAATTTTAGATTTTCTACGCTAGTTTTATCACTAAATTTTACCCCCACGCTCCTAGCTAGGGCAAATATAAAATCAAGCTGAAAAAATCCCGGCACCAAAGGAAGCCTCGCAAAATGATGAGTAAATATATCAAGCTCAACGCTCATAACGCAGCTAAATTTATACTCCCAAACATCGCTTTTGGTTCTAGTCCACTTTGGTGAAATTTGCCTAAACAAAACCTCTTCGAATTTATCCTTTGAAAATTTTCCTTGAGGATTTCTAGGTAGGCTTTCAACTATCTTAAAGTGCCTAATGCTATTTTTGTATTCTATCTTTAGTATCTCTTTAAGCTGCTCCACTATGCCAGCTTTGCCAAATTTTCTAAATTTATCAAGCCCGCTTTTATTTAATTCCAAAAGCGCAACCGCACGCTTAAATTTCGGATGAACTGCGCAATAACAATCGCTTAAAATTCCGCTTTCAAATAGCTTTTTTTCGATATTTTCTAGGCTTATTCGCTTGTCGTTTAGTTTGATTATCCTATCGATCCTGCCACGCAAGATTAGGCGCGAACCTTCTATGCCCGCGCAGTCGTTACTTTGAAAAAACTCGCACCAAGGAGAGCTTACGTTTAGCGCCTCTCTTTCATCAAGTCCGCCTTTAACAGGCTCAAGAAGCATAAGCCCGTCGCCTAAATTTTGCGCTATCGTACCGGTTTCGGTACTACCGTATATGTCAATTATCTTTGCATTACAAAGCTTATTAAGCTCTTCTCTAAGCTCGCTTTTTAGCTCGCTTCCCGCCGAAACTATACCGCAAATAGGCTTTATCTCGTCCGCTCTTGGACTTTGAACTAAGGCTTTAAGCAACACGGGAGAAGTTATTAAAACATGATTGTTAAGATCAAGCTCCAGGATTGCTTCAGGGTAGTTAAGCTCACGCGCGATAGCCTTTGAGCCAATCATCATAGGAAGAAATATCCTATAAGCAAGCCCGAACATATGCTGGTGCGAAACGCTTGCAAATATTATATTTTCAGGACTAAAGCCAAAAATTTTAGCCAAATATTCGCCCTCTACAATCATGCTTTTAAGAGATTTTTTTATATTTTTACTCTTGCCCGTTGAGCCTGAAGTCTGAAGATAAAATTTGCTATCCTCATTTAAATTTAGCTCGTAAATATCATTTACATCTAAAAATTCGGCAAAATTTTCATCTCTTACACTAAGCATTTCGCCGCTAAAAATCGGCTTTGGCAAAATATAAGCAACCGCTCCTGCTATCATCGCGCCAAAAAATGCTATGCAAAAATCACAAGCCGAACTTAGATAAATTTCAATCTCTTTTATGTTATTTTGTTTTAAATAGCTTGCAAATTTTTGAGACTGGGCAAATATATCCCTATCATCATCTATAAATCTAAAATTCTTAAACTTATCAATAAAACTCATCCGCCATCTCTTAAAATAAAAATCTTTCTATACAAAATCTCACCGCCAAAAAGAGCGCCCATAAGCAGATATGAAATCACTCCCGTATAAACGCTCCAGTAAATCTTATCTTCAAGAATAGATAAAAAAAGCGCCAAAGCGGCGTTAAAAATAAAAAAACCACACCAAATTTTAGTCAAATTTCTAGTATAGGCTATAACTTTTTCATTTAAATTCGCCTCTTTCACTCTGGCAAATTTCGTTATGATCGCCTCATTTTTTAAGCTATATGCAAAAACAGCCAAAAATCCAAGACTTACTAAGACGGGATATAAAAAGGCTAAAGCCGATCCTTTAAAGATAAGACAAAGCCCAAAAAATACCGCCGCCAAAAAAGAAACAAGCCTTAAATTTTTGCTTTCTAAAATTCCTCTTAGCGTCCATAAAATTCCAAGTGCGGCAATGACGATTAGACTAAATCGGTTTGCAAAAAATAGTGCAAAGGGATAAGCTATGCTTGCTATAAATATTCCCGCCCTTATCGCCGTTTTAAGCTTCAAATTTCTTTGCAACCGCTTTAACGATATCTTCAAGCGTCTTTACGCTCTTAAAATCCTCGGGCATAAGTCTATGTCCCGTTTTTCGCTTGATGTGATCGATTAGATCTATCGCATCTATACTATCTATCTCAAGCTCTTCATAAATAAGCGTTTCTGGCTTTATCCTGCTTTCTTCTATCTCAAAAAGCTCTATCAAAGAGGATTTTAAAATTTCAAATATCTCTTCTTGCTTCATTGCTCACTCCTCTTTTCAAAAATGTATTTTGCAAGCGAATTTACGCTATAAAATATCTCTTTTAAATTCGCCGTCTTTGAATCAAGCACGAGGCCGTATCGCTTCTGCACGGCAAGTCCAAGCTCAAGCGCATCTACGCTATCAAGCCCCAAGCCTTCATTAAAAAGAGGTGCGTTTTCATCAATATCGCTTGGCTTCATATCCTCCAAATTCAGGCTGTTTATGATAAGCTCTTTTATCTCATTAACTAACTCTTGCATTCAAACTCCTTCCTGTAAATTTCATTCATATACCTATGCAGCTCTTTGGCTCTTATAGGATTTGGCTTATGAGCAAAAAAACCTTTCATATCAAGGCAAAAAAGCTCATAAAAGTCATATTTTATCATAACATCGGGCGTGCTATACCAAGGCTCGCCCTTTCTTAGGCTTCTTGGCTGCATATTAATAGCAATGCCTATGATTTCGCTTGCCGCTTTTGTCGCAATATGAGATGCGGCTTTGTGGAAATTTATCTCATCTTTAGTTCTCGTTCCTTCGGGAAAGACGATCAAATTTTCTCCGTTTTCAAGAGCGCAAACGCTTCTTTCAAGCAACTCTTCGTTAGCCGTATTTGGTATATATCCACACGCTTTGATGGCGGATGATAAAAATACGTTTTTAGTAAGATCGCCCTTTACTATGCAGTTTGCACGGCGAATTTTAGATATCAAAAAAACCACGTCTAAAAGAGACGGGTGGTTTGCCACTATCATTTGGGAATTTTTGCCCAGATCGGTTTTGATATAAAATTTATAGTCTAAATAGCCAAAAAATTTGCTTACCGCTATGAAAAATTTCCAAGACAACCAAACGCTATCGCGGGATAAATTTTGAACTGTTTTAAATTTATGAAGACCGAGTATCACGATAGGTAAAAATATTAGATTTCCTACCATGCAAATAACTCCAAAAATAATAAAAAGCACAGCCGCCAAAGCTTGACGCAAAAGCTTTTTAAGGCTCATAGTCCCACTGCCAAGTGCAGTTTTTATCACTGCTAGTCCACGATGATTTTTTACATATATCAAAATTGAGCAAAAATTTAAGCAGTAAATTTTCATCGAGATCTTTTTGCTTTTCGCCTTGAATTAGCTTTAAATTTTGCCCTTTAGAAACTACCATGGCAACCATAAAAGAGGCTTCGTCTTGTTTAAAATACTCCTGATTTACAGCTTCATAATAAGCAAGCAAAAGCACTCTATCGTTACCGTTTTCAAGATGAAGTTTAGCTTGCACGAGAGCGTATTCGAGCGTAGCATACGCACATACAGCGGAAATTTCATGATTATTTTGCATACTGATACTAAGAAGCGAAGATATGGCGTTATGAACCGAAAGCGAAAATGAAGTCGGCGAGATAAGCTCGCCTCTTGCAAGCGTGCTTTGCAGGTCAAAACATCTATTTATCTCTCCGCTATATGAGCTAAAAACCACAGGCATATCGATATCGCCAAGACTTTTTGTAAGATGAAAGGCGCACCTTGCAGCCTTGCTTAGCCTGCGTCTT is a window of Campylobacter sp. CCUG 57310 DNA encoding:
- a CDS encoding lysophospholipid acyltransferase family protein, with product MIKTALGSGTMSLKKLLRQALAAVLFIIFGVICMVGNLIFLPIVILGLHKFKTVQNLSRDSVWLSWKFFIAVSKFFGYLDYKFYIKTDLGKNSQMIVANHPSLLDVVFLISKIRRANCIVKGDLTKNVFLSSAIKACGYIPNTANEELLERSVCALENGENLIVFPEGTRTKDEINFHKAASHIATKAASEIIGIAINMQPRSLRKGEPWYSTPDVMIKYDFYELFCLDMKGFFAHKPNPIRAKELHRYMNEIYRKEFECKS
- a CDS encoding DNA gyrase subunit B codes for the protein MKISLKRLQRNLKLKTAIRAGIFIASIAYPFALFFANRFSLIVIAALGILWTLRGILESKNLRLVSFLAAVFFGLCLIFKGSALAFLYPVLVSLGFLAVFAYSLKNEAIITKFARVKEANLNEKVIAYTRNLTKIWCGFFIFNAALALFLSILEDKIYWSVYTGVISYLLMGALFGGEILYRKIFILRDGG
- a CDS encoding phosphopantetheine-binding protein, whose product is MQELVNEIKELIINSLNLEDMKPSDIDENAPLFNEGLGLDSVDALELGLAVQKRYGLVLDSKTANLKEIFYSVNSLAKYIFEKRSEQ
- a CDS encoding beta-ketoacyl synthase chain length factor, which produces MNLSFKVEFFDAIVFDNAGRRELLKYTKEFDISHIPPLERRRLSKAARCAFHLTKSLGDIDMPVVFSSYSGEINRCFDLQSTLARGELISPTSFSLSVHNAISSLLSISMQNNHEISAVCAYATLEYALVQAKLHLENGNDRVLLLAYYEAVNQEYFKQDEASFMVAMVVSKGQNLKLIQGEKQKDLDENLLLKFLLNFDICKKSSWTSSDKNCTWQWDYEP
- a CDS encoding glycosyltransferase, with the protein product MIYKYGFLIPFYNHPARIKQLVTELKKHDLPIIIVDDGSDSASKAVLNSLEGVSILTREQNGGKGAAMKDGFKFGLENGFSHLFQIDADSQHDLSVISEFLACSKKELKKLICAAPVYDESAPKARVHGRKITNFWIYINTLGADIKDGMCGFRIYPLKELETAISKSKTDRMEFDTEILVNAHRSGVKMEWIDIRVFYEKGGVSHFKMLRDNALISLMHAKYFLTMPKFAFDRLIGSKSDKMWWQKYERGGKNLLNLTLFLTKYTPKFLLNFLIKIVVFFYYVTSKKERENIKKFRENLAKFAGKECVKDSSVFSNFYEFGVAICDKFRVWRGEITLDEIRAVNLQTIQNELINAKRGQVILTAHLGNIEICKALSTKVGGLDIVILAYDKNTREFAGTIAKISGKSVRVMLVNELDVEAMLELKNIVDSGFHIGIMGDRVPISGDKFSEVSFLGQSAKFNYGPYLIAGILGVGVSSLWCQKMGDKFDIELIKIADQIKLFRDKQASVKPYLEAYVRELEKRCVQTPSQWFNFFDFWGQ
- a CDS encoding acyl carrier protein, with product MKQEEIFEILKSSLIELFEIEESRIKPETLIYEELEIDSIDAIDLIDHIKRKTGHRLMPEDFKSVKTLEDIVKAVAKKFEA
- a CDS encoding outer membrane lipoprotein carrier protein LolA gives rise to the protein MKNLIAILSLGLSLFATNFEEIKSNIKTQNISGNFTQTKILKGFNNAFKSYGSFSLNENELLWQNSKPISSTLIINKDGVFQKNGDDLIKTGQNFDEKLFLALVRLDENELKKEFEYKISSSSKGWYIVLTPKNLLLKQIFTQISLSGDEFLKRLELDEVSGDKTINEFYDIK
- a CDS encoding AMP-binding protein; translated protein: MSFIDKFKNFRFIDDDRDIFAQSQKFASYLKQNNIKEIEIYLSSACDFCIAFFGAMIAGAVAYILPKPIFSGEMLSVRDENFAEFLDVNDIYELNLNEDSKFYLQTSGSTGKSKNIKKSLKSMIVEGEYLAKIFGFSPENIIFASVSHQHMFGLAYRIFLPMMIGSKAIARELNYPEAILELDLNNHVLITSPVLLKALVQSPRADEIKPICGIVSAGSELKSELREELNKLCNAKIIDIYGSTETGTIAQNLGDGLMLLEPVKGGLDEREALNVSSPWCEFFQSNDCAGIEGSRLILRGRIDRIIKLNDKRISLENIEKKLFESGILSDCYCAVHPKFKRAVALLELNKSGLDKFRKFGKAGIVEQLKEILKIEYKNSIRHFKIVESLPRNPQGKFSKDKFEEVLFRQISPKWTRTKSDVWEYKFSCVMSVELDIFTHHFARLPLVPGFFQLDFIFALARSVGVKFSDKTSVENLKFTKFVRPNDTLDVCFDVSDEKINFELFCNGEKCSSGRIKFDI
- a CDS encoding thioesterase family protein, coding for MMSEISKKVIIKAQFFDVDSMNVVWHGNYIKYLETARCELLDEIGYNYEAMKNDGFAFPVVKLDIKYAKPVFFGDEIEVEAILVEFESFLKFRYIIRNVKTKEKLSVANSSQVAVDMKDIQTCLVLPEPIKKAIKRYQNEKLNSNT